The genomic region CTGTAAAGCGCCTTCCAGTTTTCGTACTCACGGCGAAACGCACCCATAACGGCGAAAAACTCGCGCGATACTTCTTCGGGCATCGGTACGGGAAGCGTACTGCCCAGAAGCCGCAGGATCAGCCCCAACGGCATTACCTGCTTCCATCCGTCTTCGGCTCCGGCCTCAATCCGCCGGATGAAGTCGAGCGGTACCGGCTCGCCGCGGGCATCCGTAAGCTGTCCGGCGTCGAAGATGACGTATTCCAGCACGTCCTTGTAGGCTGCCAATGCAGGCGATGAACGAAGTGCTTCCGCCAGCGTATCCTCAATCCTTACCGACTCACCGGCCGTCAGGGGATCCTGTCCGTAAACCATTGGTAACGATTTGAAGAAATCGAGCGGCCGGTCAACCGGACTGATTTTCCGTTCGCCCAGTTCCACCGGCCTCGACAGCACGAAAATGGCATCGGACAACGCCTTGCCGGCGGCGTACAGCCGCCCATCGTCCAGGAATACCCGGAACAGCGGGACTTTCTGGTCTCCGTCAAAGCGCATGAATGGGATGGTTTCGATCATCGTGGCTTTGTTCGCCGGCAGACTCAATTGCCGGCGGCGGGCGTCACTATGAGGAGAAAATGCCGCAGTGGCAAATTGGCTGTGCAGGCAGCGGCGTTTATCTATCTAACTCATTGAAAAGACAACAGGTTTCACTGAACACCACCGATTTTTATTCGGTGCATCATTGCCGTTGGTATCCGTCAAACTGCGTGCTAGGTAGGGAGGCCTTCCGGCACGGGGATGGGACGTTCACAGACGCCTGTCACCCAGGAACAGGGCCGCCGGATCGCATACAAAGCATGAGTTCGCTGTTCCTAAGTAGGACCGGAACTGGAGGCTCCAGAGTGCCCCGGTACCGGAAACCAAAAGACGGATACAGCAGCGAACTTCCGGCCCCGGCACATGGTCAGTAACCAAACCACCAGGGAGGAGAAGCGATGAAGATCGTCGTTCTCGTCAAGCAGACGCCTGACACAGAAACCAAGCCCAAGATTACCGCCGACAAGAAGCGGCTCGAGGAAGGCGAAATCAAGTTTGTCATGAACCCTTATGACGAATTCGCCGTCGAGGAAGCACTCAAGACCAAGGAAAAGATCGGCGGAGATTCGACCGTTACGGTTATCAGTCTTGGTCCGGACCGGGTGGTTGAAACCATCCGTACGGCCCTTGCCATGGGTGCCGACACCGGCATTCACATCTCTGATCCGGCCCTGGACAGTGCTGACAGTTACGCTACTGCCGTGGCATTGGCCGCAGCAGCAAAAAAGGCCGGGTTCGATGTGATCTTCTGCGGCAAGCAGGCGATAGACGGTGATTTCGCGCAGGTGAACTCCCGTGTCGCAGAAACCCTGGATATTCCGCAAATCAACCTCACGACCAAGCTCGACCTTTCTGCCACTGGCGGCAAGGCCGAACGGCGTATTGAAGGCGGAGAGGAACTGATCGAGTTCCCGCTTCCGGCCCTGATTTCCTGCGAAAAGGGACTCAATGAACCCCGTTACGCATCCCTTCCCGGCATCATGAAAGCCAAGAAAAAGCCGCTAGACAAGCATGATCTGGCGGCTCTGGGCCTTTCGGCTGACGCGGTCAAGCCGCGGCTCCAGATCCAGGAAATCCGGATCCCCGAGCAGAAGCGCCGCGGTGTCAAGCTGACGGGCGAGGTGACCGAAACGGTTCCCAAGCTCGTGAAACTGCTCCGCGAAGAAGCCAAGGTCATCTGAGCCGGGTCGAATGATCCCCCTCAACTAAACGGGAAGGAAATACATCATGGCAGAAAAAGACGTTCTGATTGTCGCCGAGCAGCGCGGTGGCACCATCCGGAAGATTAGTTACGAACTGGCCGGCATCGGTGGCCAGCTTGCCCAAAAAACCGGTGGCGAGCTTGTGGCCGTCCTCATCGGCGAGGGCGTACAGGGTGCGGCCGCCAGCCTTGGGAAATACGGCGTGAAGAAGGTGCTCGTCGCTGACGGCCCGGCCTTCAAGCTTTACTCGACCGAAGGCTACGTGACCGCGGCCGCCAAGGCCGTCGAAAAGGTGCAGCCAGGCATTGTGCTGACCGGCGCTTCGGCGCTGGGACGCGATCTTTCGGCCCGGCTCGCCCAGCGGCTCAAGACTGGCCTTGTGACAGACAGCGTAGGTCTCGATATTGTCGACGGGAAACTGCAAGGCATCCGTCCGGCACTCTCGGGCAAGATCCAGCATGTGGTTACGATTCCTGAATCCAGACCACAGATCGCTTCCATACGGCCGAACGTGTTCAATGTGCCTGAGGCAAATGGACCTGACGCATCAGTCGAGACGCTCGATCATGGCGTGGACGCAGGCAAGATCCGCGCCAAGGTGACCGAAGTGCGTGCCTCGGCCGGAGCCAAGGCAGACCTCACCGAGGCCGAACGAATCGTGTCCGGCGGACGCGCGCTCAAGGCAGCCGAAAACTTCAAGATCATGAACGATCTGGCTGACGTGATCGGCGCGACAGTTGGTGCTTCCCGTGCGGCGGTGGATTCGGGCTACGCCCCTCACGCCATGCAGATCGGCCAGACGGGCAAGGTTGTTAATCCGACCCTGTATCTGGGCTTTGGCATTTCGGGCGCCATCCAGCACCTTGCCGGCATGCGGACCTCGAAGGTTATCGTGGCGGTGAACAAGGATCCTGATGCACCGATCTGGCAGATCGCTGACTACGGCATCGTTGATGACCTGTTCAAGGTCACCCCGGCGCTAATCGAGGAGTTCAAGAAGTTGCTCGCACAGGGCTGATTCAGTCCCCGGTTTCATCCGGAACGCCGGTCCTGCTGCAAGCGGGCCGGCGTTCTGTTTTTATCCGGCTTCTCCAGAGCCGCCTTCAAGCGGATCCAGCCATTCCTCCAGATCAAATGTCATCTGCATATGATGGATTTTCCGTCCCGACTCCGGCATGAACTGATCAATGCGCTCATCAATTACCAAGGCCCTGATCCCACGGTGCTGACAAATCCGGGCTGCCGCCAGCACGAATTGTCCGGTCATCTCGTCGCTATCCGAATAAAACTTCACGAGGTCGGCCCGGAGCAATTCTCGATCGGCGAGCCTTATTTCGCAGAACCCTGCTACCTGACCGTCCCGCTCCGCAACCAGCATGATGGTATCCGGGATATGCAACTCTCTGGCAATCCGGCCTTGGACTTCGGCCGCAGCCATGGATGGTTTAAGGGAACAGTAAAGCCCTGTCAGTGACGCAATATCACTATCCATCGCATACCGGACCAGCATGACTGCATATTATCACAAATCGCCAAAACGGCGATCGTGCCCCCAGCCTGACTTTGACATGGTGCACGCTATGCTGCGGGAAATGAAACCCGCTCGCCAATGGAGGATTCTCCCTGCCGTTATCCTTTCTGGCCTCTTCATGGCAGGTTGCGATATTGCCGACCAGGACGCACCGCATCGGCTGAAATCCCGGCTTGCCGAAACCGGCTGGACAGATATCCAGACGGGCACCGCCGGCTGGCAAATCACGATCAGGGGAATTGAACGTCATTCGGAAGGTATCTCCGCCCGGCGGGAAACGGCCTTGGGTCAGGTGATCATCGCTGCAGGACGGTTCCGGGCACGGATTACCTGGGTAGAACTGTTAACCGGTGGCGGCGCGGATGTGTCCCTGACGGGTCTTGGTGCCATGTGGGAACCGGATGCATCAGGAATGCTGCGAACGTCCCCTTCCCTCCCGGACTGGCCTGAGCCCACGATACAGGCACTCGCAGGGGCATTTGCGGGCAAAATTCCCAAGGCCGCCGCCAGAAATATCCGCTCACTGACGATTTCCGGTAAAGCGGGAAAATATAGCGACCCCACCACCATTCAACTGGACTGGGACGGATCAGGACAAAAAGGTGCCATTTCGCTCCGCAGGGCCGACAGTTCCCTCACATTGCAGCTGAAATCACGGCCGGTTGAAGATGAAAGCATTGAGTGGAATGTCATTCCCGATATTGGCAAACCCATCGGCCCAGTGCGGATCGCCCTTGACGGGAAAATCTCGCTTGCCGGGCCAGCCGACCTTTCACTGGTGACCAGCCTTTTCGTTCCGCAGGCGGTCCTGTCGCTGGATTCTGGTAGCTCAATAATGTTCACACCAGCTGGCTGGTCCTTGAGGCTTGAACACATGGAGGCCGGTCACAGGGACGGCATCACAACCCAGCTCTCCGGTAGCTGGGAGAAATCAAAGACGGATCACGAAATAACACTGGAAACTGCCAAATCACGTTCCCGCTTCAAGTTTGCCAACAGCGATCTGGCTCTTCTGGAGGTAACAGGTGAACTTTCCTCCCTCCAGATACCGGGAGCAGCCACGGGAACTCTTGCACTCGGAGAGCTGTTTCCCGTTTCCTGGCAGGGGAAGCAGGTGAATCTGGACAGTTTCGTTTTCCGGGGCATTACCGGCAGCACCGGCAAGCACTCTTTCCGGCTCGAAAGTCCAACTGATCAACTGCCCGGCATCCGTTTCCGGCTGTCACATCCGCCCGGCGGCATGTCAGAGATCCAGTTCGATCTGAATGGCATACCGGCAGCGCCGTTCGTAAAGCCGCTCGGCTTGCCATCAGCAGTAGCTGCTGCCGTTATTCGTGCGGAAATCCGGGCAAATGATCGCTCGTCCAGCATCCGTATTCATGCTTCAGGAGTTGGACGCCCTCTTGGCGATCTTGTCCCGTTCCCGGCAGAAATGCGTGATGCACTTGTCGGACCGGAGTTCCGGTCCCTCTGGCAGGCAAGGCTGGACAGTGGACTGTTCGGACTCGACTGGCAGGACGGTCGCTGGTCCCGGCGGGTCCATGTTTCTACTGACGCCTACCGTATTGAGGGCGAATACGATCTCGTCGAGGTCTCCCGCCGGGACCGCCGTGGTGAACCGATCCGTTTTATGCTCTCGGGGCCTCTTCTCAAGCCTAAAATTGACTTTGCCGACGCCGGCATGCGGGCAAAATTTCTGGGAGTCATCGGCGGCGGGGCAAAATAGCGTTATCGGCATGGTTGACCCTCGCCAGTACCGGCGGGTATCTGCGGAGGGCCTTAGGTCGGTCCCTGGGAGAAAGGCTGCGCGGCCCGTGACTGTCGAAACCGTTCGTCTCCGTAATGGCGTTCTGGAACTGATCGACCAGCGCCGACTGCCCTCAAAAGAGATCTGGATCAGGTGCCGTACGGCAGAGGATACCGCACGGGCCATCGAGACGATGGCCGTTCGCGGTGCGCCGGCAATCGGAGTCGCGGCCGCTTACGGGGTTGCTGCCGGGGCTGCAGCGCTGAAGGGACGCACGCCCTCTGCACTTCAGTTTGAACTGGAGCGGCACATCGAACGCCTCGCCCGGACCCGGCCAACAGCGGTCAACCTGTTCTGGGCCCTGGAGCGGATGCGGACCTGCGCCCGCACCCTGCTCGAAAATGGCGCGGACCGGGACCGGCTGGCCCGTGCCCTGCTGGATGAGGCGGTCCGTATTCATGCCGAAGATCTCGCCGCTTCCCGTGCAATGGCCGATTACGGAGCACGGCTCATTCCCAAAGGTTCCAGAATCCTGACCCATTGCAATGCCGGCGCCCTGGCAACGAGTGGAGCCTATGGGACGGCCCTCGGTGTCATCAAACGTGCACACGAGCAGGGAAAAAAGATCAGCGTGTGGGTCGATGAAACCCGGCCATTCCTTCAGGGAGCACGGCTTACCGCCTGGGAGTGCGTGAAGGAAGGCATACCGGCAACGCTGATTACCGACAATATGGCCGGGCATTTCATGAAATCCGGGGACGTGGATTGCGTGATTGTCGGAGCCGACCGGATCGCCGCCAACGGCGATACAGCAAACAAGATCGGAACCTATACTCTTTCGGTACTTGCAAAGGAGCACAGGATTCCTTTCTATGTTGCGGCGCCGCTTTCGACAGTGGATCTCGCCACTCCCGACGGGAGCCAGATACCCATTGAGGAGCGGAGCCACGAGGAGATTCGCAGCTTCCGGCACATACGGCACGCACCAGAGAAGGTCAGCGCACGGCATCCGGCTTTTGATGTAACGCCAGCCTCCAGCGTGACGGCAATCATTACCGAGGCTGGAGTAGCCAAACCTCCCTACCGGCGTTCGCTAGGAGCGCTTTTCAAGGGACACCCAGTCATCCGCACAGAACGAAGGGAAAAACGGAAATGATGCTTCAGGGAAAAGTAGGAATCATTACAGGCTCAGGCCGTGGAATCGGCCGTGAAATTGCGCTGCTCATGGCCAGGCATGGCGCATCCGTGATTGTGAATGATCTTGGCGCCGCACCCGATGGCAGCACTACTGCCGAGCGGCCTGCCGAGGAAGTCGTCACCGAAATCAGGAAGGCTGGAGGCAGGGCTGCCCCAAACTTCGGATCCGTTGTCTCATGGGATGATGCCCATTCGATGGTAGCCCAGGCGGTCAAGGAGTTCGGCAAGATCGACTTCGTGGTAAACAATGCCGGAAACCTGCGCGACGTGATTTTTCACAAGATGACCGAGCAGGACTGGGACGCAGTAATCGCCGTTCATCTAAAGGGCAACTTCAACCTTTGCCGTGCTGCCGCAGAGCATTTCCGCAAGCAGCAGTCCGGCTCATTCATCAATTTCACTTCGACATCAGGACTTATCGGCAACTTTGGCCAGGCGAACTATGCCGCCGCCAAACTCGGCATTATTGGCCTCACCCGTTCGATCGCGCTGGACATGAGCCGTTTCAATGTCCGGGCAAATGCCATCGCCCCGTTCGCATGGACGCGCCTGACGGCGACAATTCCCGAAGGCGAGACCGATGCGCAGAAGGCCCGGGTGGAAAACCTCAAGAAGATGAAGGCGGAGCAAATCGCACCACTCGCCGTTTTCCTCGCTTCGGACCAGGCCAAGGACATCACTGGCCAGGTGTTTGCCGTCCGGGGTGGCGAGATCGTGCTGTTTTCGCTGCCGCGTCCGGTGCGTCACATTCATCACGCAGACGGCTGGACTGCCGAGGATATCGCTGCCGTGCTGCCGGGAGCACTCAAGACGAATTTCGTTCCGCTCCAGGTATCAGCAGATATCTTCCCTTACGACCCGCTGATATAAAGGGACTACCCGAGTTTTTCCTTGAGCAGCCGGTTCACGACCGCGGGGTTGGCTTTGCCCTGCGTTGCCTTCATGACGGCGCCGACAAAGAAACCAAAAACGCTCTGCTTTCCGCCCTTGTACTGCTCTACCTGTTTGGCATTGGCGGCAATTACATTGTCGATCACTTTTGCCAATTCACCCTCGTCCGAGACCTGAACGAGCCCCTTGGACTTGACGATCTCCTCCGGTTCCTTGCCGCTCGTCCACATATCGCCAAAAACATCCTTGGCGATCTTTCCGGAAATCGTGCCCTTCTGGATGAGGGTAATCAGTGCGGCAAGCGTCTCGGGCGTTACTTTCGCTTTGGGGAGTTCCGTCTCGACATCCTTCACCTCACAGAGGACTTCCGTCTGGATCCAGTTGGCTGCAACCTTGGCGTCGCCGCACAGCTTCGCGGTCTTTTCGAAAAATGACGCCAGCACCTTGTCGGACGAAAGGATGCCAGCATCGTAGTCGGACAGGCTGTAATCGGATATGAACCGCTGCCGCTTTGCCTCGGGAAGTTCCGGCAGTCTGGCACTGATATCACTAATCTGCGCCTCGCTTACGACGAGCGGCAGGAGGTCTGGCTCCGGGAAGTAGCGGTAGTCATGTGCTTCTTCCTTGGACCGCATGGACCGGGTTTCGCCCGTATTGGCGTCGAACAGGCGGGTTTCCTGCACAATCGTACCGCCAGTCGAGAGGATCATCTCCTGCCGCCGGATTTCGTACTCAATGGCCCGTTCCAGAAACCGGAACGAATTGACGTTCTTCGTCTCGGTCCGGGTGCCCAGTTTTTCGGAACCTTTTGGCCGGAGCGAGACATTGGCGTCGCATCGCAGGGAACCCTCTTCCATGTTGCCGTCACAAACGCCGAGATACAGAAGCACCTGCCGGAGTTCCTTCAGATACGCGCTTGCCTCGCGGGCTGACCGGATATCAGGTTCGGAAACGATTTCCATCAGGGGCGTGCAGGCACGATTCAAATCGATCAGCGATGAACGGATATCGCGTGAAGCTTCATGCAGGGATTTTCCGGCATCTTCTTCCATGTGGATGCGGGTAATGCGGACTTCCTTCTCGTAGGCCACACGTCCATCGTCCCCCAGCACACGCGCTTTCAGGTTTCCACCTGAACAGAGCGGCAGGTCGTACTGGGAAATCTGATACCCCTTGGGAAGATCGGGATAGAAGTAGTTCTTCCGGGAAAAGACCGACTTGCCGTTGATCCTGCAGCCAAGCGCCAGCCCCGTCCGGATGGCGTATTCGACCGCCTGACGGTTCAACTTGGGAAGAACTCCCGGAAAACCCAGGCAGATGGGACACGTATTGGCATTCGGGTCATCCCCGAAGGAAGCCGAGCACGAACAGAAGAGCTTGGTCTTCGTGAGCATCTGGGCGTGGACTTCAAGCCCGATGACTGCTTCGTACTCCATTGATATCCTGCTCCTTCAGAAATCCTGTACCTGCCGCTACAGCGCGGGCCGCCGCTTATGCCAGTCCGTAGCCCGTTCGTACGCGCCGCCCACCTGCACAAGCGTCTCTTCGGCGAAGTGTCGCGCCAGAACCTGAAGCCCCACCGGGAGGCTTTTCGACGTGAACCCGCACGGGACGCTGACTCCCGGCAGCCCGGCCAGGTTGCACGAAATGGTGAAAATATCCGACAGGTACATCTGGATCGGGTCGGCAGCCTTTTCACCAAAGCGGAAAGCAGCCGTCGGCGTTACCGGAGAAACGATGGCATCACAGGTCTTGAATGCTTCCAGGAAATCCTGCCGGATCAGCCACCTGAGTTGCTGTGCCTTCCGGTAATACGCATCATAGTAGCCGGAGGAAAGGCAGAATGTTCCGAGCATGATCCGGCGCTTCACCTCGGGACCAAACCCCTCACCACGGCTCCGGACATACAGGTCAAAAATGTCTTTGGGATCCTTTGCCCGGTGGCCAAACCGGACCCCGTCGTAGCGGGCAAGGTTGGATGATGCCTCGGCAGTCGCCACGATGTAATACGTGGCAACTGCGTATTTCGTGTGAGGCAGAGATACTTCAACGAGCTTTGCGCCCTGTTTTTCCAGTTCCGCCAGGGCACCGCGAACGGCCGCTTCCACCTCGGCATCCATCCCGTCAATGAAATATTCCTTCGGGACTCCAAGCCTCAGCCCTTTCACGCCACGATCCGCTGCAGCAGCATAGTTCGGCACCGGCCGGTCCACAGATGTCGAATCGAGGTCATCGAAACCACTCATGAATTCAAGCAGATGAGCCGCATCGGCCACCGTGCGGGCAAAAGGGCCGAGCTGGTCCAGGCTCGATGCGAACGCAATGACTCCGAAACGGCTTACCCGGCCGTAGGTAGGCTTGAGGCCAACCACACCGCAAAAGGCGGCCGGCTGGCGAATAGACCCGCCAGTATCTGAGCCGATGCTCACCGGACAGAATCCTGCCGCCACGGCGGCCGCACTGCCGCCGGATGATCCGCCGGGAACACAGTCCAGATCCCACGGATTCAGGGTCTTCTTAACCGATGAATTCTCAGTGGAAGAACCCATGGCAAACTCGTCCATGTTGAGCTTGCCAAAACAGACAGCCCCGGCGGCATGGAGCTTGCGGACCACCGTGGCATCATAGGTACCCTTGAATGCCGACAGTATCCGGCTTGCCGCCGTAGAAGGCGTTCCATCCATGACAATCACGTCTTTTATGCCGACCGGAATACCGGTAAGCGCCGTCACTCCACGGCCTCCATCAAGAAGTTCCTGTGCATGCCGGGCCTGCGCCATCGCCTGTTCGGCATTCACATGAAGAAATGCCCCGACCTTCGGGTCGAGAGTTTCCACCCGTTTCAGGTGTGCTTCAAGGACTTCCGATGCAGAGACCTTTTTCTCCCTGAGCAACGCACCCAGTTCGCCGATGGACAAATGGCAGAGATCGGCACCCACTATTCCACCACCTTCGGCACGCGGAACATGTTGAGCTCGGCGGCCGGTGCATTTTCGAGCCCGCGGGACGCATCGAACTTCCGGACCGGCTCATCGTCACGGAGCGGCGTATCCATTTCGACCGCGTGCTCCAGCGGCGGCACTTTCGAGGTGTCCACTTCCGAAAGCTGGGCAACGTAATCCAGCATCCTGTTCATGTGGACAAGAAGCGCCTCGGTCTCGGCATCCGTCACCGACAGCCGGGCAAGCTGGGCAATTTTCCGCACATGTGCAGCGTCGAGTTTCATGGCCGCCGTTCTTCAGGGTATTTCCGGACGGCCTACCGTCCGGGGGAGGCAATCTGCCACACAGGAAAGCCGTCAATCAATGGGGAGAAGACCCCCTGAAAACTGCTAGAAGAGCTGTCCTATCGTGAAATTGAACACAGGGGAGCCGAAGCGGGAGCCATCGGCTGTCAGGTAGCGGGGTTTTACCAGCGGGAATCCCAGCTCAAGGCGGATCGGGCCCACAGGCGAAAACCACCGGATACCGGCACCCCAGTCAGCAAGCCAGGGCGCTGAAAAAATCATCTGGTGATCGTTGTAGACGTTGCCAGCATCCATGAAGACTACCGCCTTCAGCCGTGCCGGCTTGTAGAGTGGAAATACCAGCTCGCCAGACAGATA from Deltaproteobacteria bacterium harbors:
- the gatB gene encoding Asp-tRNA(Asn)/Glu-tRNA(Gln) amidotransferase subunit GatB; its protein translation is MEYEAVIGLEVHAQMLTKTKLFCSCSASFGDDPNANTCPICLGFPGVLPKLNRQAVEYAIRTGLALGCRINGKSVFSRKNYFYPDLPKGYQISQYDLPLCSGGNLKARVLGDDGRVAYEKEVRITRIHMEEDAGKSLHEASRDIRSSLIDLNRACTPLMEIVSEPDIRSAREASAYLKELRQVLLYLGVCDGNMEEGSLRCDANVSLRPKGSEKLGTRTETKNVNSFRFLERAIEYEIRRQEMILSTGGTIVQETRLFDANTGETRSMRSKEEAHDYRYFPEPDLLPLVVSEAQISDISARLPELPEAKRQRFISDYSLSDYDAGILSSDKVLASFFEKTAKLCGDAKVAANWIQTEVLCEVKDVETELPKAKVTPETLAALITLIQKGTISGKIAKDVFGDMWTSGKEPEEIVKSKGLVQVSDEGELAKVIDNVIAANAKQVEQYKGGKQSVFGFFVGAVMKATQGKANPAVVNRLLKEKLG
- the mtnA gene encoding S-methyl-5-thioribose-1-phosphate isomerase, whose translation is MTVETVRLRNGVLELIDQRRLPSKEIWIRCRTAEDTARAIETMAVRGAPAIGVAAAYGVAAGAAALKGRTPSALQFELERHIERLARTRPTAVNLFWALERMRTCARTLLENGADRDRLARALLDEAVRIHAEDLAASRAMADYGARLIPKGSRILTHCNAGALATSGAYGTALGVIKRAHEQGKKISVWVDETRPFLQGARLTAWECVKEGIPATLITDNMAGHFMKSGDVDCVIVGADRIAANGDTANKIGTYTLSVLAKEHRIPFYVAAPLSTVDLATPDGSQIPIEERSHEEIRSFRHIRHAPEKVSARHPAFDVTPASSVTAIITEAGVAKPPYRRSLGALFKGHPVIRTERREKRK
- the gatA gene encoding Asp-tRNA(Asn)/Glu-tRNA(Gln) amidotransferase subunit GatA → MGADLCHLSIGELGALLREKKVSASEVLEAHLKRVETLDPKVGAFLHVNAEQAMAQARHAQELLDGGRGVTALTGIPVGIKDVIVMDGTPSTAASRILSAFKGTYDATVVRKLHAAGAVCFGKLNMDEFAMGSSTENSSVKKTLNPWDLDCVPGGSSGGSAAAVAAGFCPVSIGSDTGGSIRQPAAFCGVVGLKPTYGRVSRFGVIAFASSLDQLGPFARTVADAAHLLEFMSGFDDLDSTSVDRPVPNYAAAADRGVKGLRLGVPKEYFIDGMDAEVEAAVRGALAELEKQGAKLVEVSLPHTKYAVATYYIVATAEASSNLARYDGVRFGHRAKDPKDIFDLYVRSRGEGFGPEVKRRIMLGTFCLSSGYYDAYYRKAQQLRWLIRQDFLEAFKTCDAIVSPVTPTAAFRFGEKAADPIQMYLSDIFTISCNLAGLPGVSVPCGFTSKSLPVGLQVLARHFAEETLVQVGGAYERATDWHKRRPAL
- a CDS encoding electron transfer flavoprotein subunit alpha/FixB family protein encodes the protein MAEKDVLIVAEQRGGTIRKISYELAGIGGQLAQKTGGELVAVLIGEGVQGAAASLGKYGVKKVLVADGPAFKLYSTEGYVTAAAKAVEKVQPGIVLTGASALGRDLSARLAQRLKTGLVTDSVGLDIVDGKLQGIRPALSGKIQHVVTIPESRPQIASIRPNVFNVPEANGPDASVETLDHGVDAGKIRAKVTEVRASAGAKADLTEAERIVSGGRALKAAENFKIMNDLADVIGATVGASRAAVDSGYAPHAMQIGQTGKVVNPTLYLGFGISGAIQHLAGMRTSKVIVAVNKDPDAPIWQIADYGIVDDLFKVTPALIEEFKKLLAQG
- a CDS encoding electron transfer flavoprotein subunit beta/FixA family protein yields the protein MKIVVLVKQTPDTETKPKITADKKRLEEGEIKFVMNPYDEFAVEEALKTKEKIGGDSTVTVISLGPDRVVETIRTALAMGADTGIHISDPALDSADSYATAVALAAAAKKAGFDVIFCGKQAIDGDFAQVNSRVAETLDIPQINLTTKLDLSATGGKAERRIEGGEELIEFPLPALISCEKGLNEPRYASLPGIMKAKKKPLDKHDLAALGLSADAVKPRLQIQEIRIPEQKRRGVKLTGEVTETVPKLVKLLREEAKVI
- the gatC gene encoding Asp-tRNA(Asn)/Glu-tRNA(Gln) amidotransferase subunit GatC, translated to MKLDAAHVRKIAQLARLSVTDAETEALLVHMNRMLDYVAQLSEVDTSKVPPLEHAVEMDTPLRDDEPVRKFDASRGLENAPAAELNMFRVPKVVE
- a CDS encoding SDR family oxidoreductase, which encodes MLQGKVGIITGSGRGIGREIALLMARHGASVIVNDLGAAPDGSTTAERPAEEVVTEIRKAGGRAAPNFGSVVSWDDAHSMVAQAVKEFGKIDFVVNNAGNLRDVIFHKMTEQDWDAVIAVHLKGNFNLCRAAAEHFRKQQSGSFINFTSTSGLIGNFGQANYAAAKLGIIGLTRSIALDMSRFNVRANAIAPFAWTRLTATIPEGETDAQKARVENLKKMKAEQIAPLAVFLASDQAKDITGQVFAVRGGEIVLFSLPRPVRHIHHADGWTAEDIAAVLPGALKTNFVPLQVSADIFPYDPLI